The Candidatus Zymogenus saltonus region GAAATTTCCTCCACTTTTTAAGATTCGCAGAATCAGAATCCACCGTTTTTCGTGGAGGATCAAGGCCCCCTTGTTTGAAAAGTCTTCCTTTCCATATTTACCTCCTTTCGCCCTCGAAAAGGGTCGGTATTATTTCCCAGGGATCGGTCTTCTGGCTTAGGGCTTCCTACTCGCCGCGCCTTCCCAACAAACGGGGCGCGCCTCATGGGATCTCTCGTTGAAATCATCCCGCTTAAATCGCGACGAAGATCTCAAAAACGACTAAGAGATCAGGCGCAGTCCCCCAACGTTTGCAGTGGCATGTCTGCGGCTTTCGCTCCCAATACAGATGCGGGGCAGCGACGGATTCCAACCGTCTTCCCGTGCATCCCGGGGATGGTTATTTCATCAAACCTCCTGAAATAGTTATTCTCGGCCTCTTAAAGACCGGATTTATATCCACCGTTATCTCGGCATCGTAGACCTCCCTCATGTTCCCCTCGGTAATCACCTCCTCCGGCGTCCCGGAGGCGAAGACCTCCCCTTTGGAGAGGAGGACTATCCTGTCGTAAAAGTACGAGGCGAGATTTATGTCGTGGGTCACGGAGACAATCGTCTTTTCATATTTTACGTTGAGCTCCCGAATCAGCCTTAAAAGAGATATCTGGTGCTTTATATCGAGAAAGGCGGTAGGCTCGTCCAGAAACAGAAGCCCCGTGTCCTGGGCCAGGGCGCGGGCTATGAAGGCCCGCTGGCGCTCGCCGCCGGAGAGCTCCTGTATATTTCTCCTGTAGAGCCTGGAGAGGTCAGTCACATCGACCGCCCACATCGCCTTTTCCATGTCCCCCTTTCCCTCGAGGGCGAATCCCTTGAGGTAGGGCGCCCTCCCCATCAGCACCACGTCGAGCAGGGTAAAGGGGAAGTCCCCCATCCCCTCCTGGGCCACGAGCGCCATATTTTGGGATATCTCCCTCCTCGAGTAATCCCTGAGCGGCCTCTCCCTTAGGCGCACCTCCCCCCTCTGGGGTTTCAGTATTCCGGTCAGGAGCTTTAAGAGGGTGCTCTTGCCCGACCCGTTCGGGCCGATGACCGCGACCATCTCCTTCGGGTCGGCCGAGAAGTCTAGACCATTTATTACCCACCCTCCATTCCCCTCATAGCTGAAGTGGAGTCCCTTTCCCTCTATCAGGCTCACATCTCCCTCCTCAAAAGATAGATAAAGAAGGGCGCCCCAAAGAGTGCCGTCAGAACCCCCACCGGAAGCTCCAGGGGGGAGACT contains the following coding sequences:
- a CDS encoding ABC transporter ATP-binding protein encodes the protein MSLIEGKGLHFSYEGNGGWVINGLDFSADPKEMVAVIGPNGSGKSTLLKLLTGILKPQRGEVRLRERPLRDYSRREISQNMALVAQEGMGDFPFTLLDVVLMGRAPYLKGFALEGKGDMEKAMWAVDVTDLSRLYRRNIQELSGGERQRAFIARALAQDTGLLFLDEPTAFLDIKHQISLLRLIRELNVKYEKTIVSVTHDINLASYFYDRIVLLSKGEVFASGTPEEVITEGNMREVYDAEITVDINPVFKRPRITISGGLMK